From the Sphingomonas suaedae genome, one window contains:
- a CDS encoding MFS transporter yields MFVIAAGNTALQSVLPALGRSLGVHDSAVAAAFSVSALLWTLAAPFWANRSDRHGRRNMVLLGQIGLTASLFFCGLFLAAGINGWIAPATAFAFFVVARMLYGGFGSAAPPAIQAIVASRTSREERTRALTLLGSAFGLGTILGPAIAPYLVLGDLWRGGPTVGLAGPALIFSGVALAMLIGIARLLPRNVDDPLSHGAASSYPSIGGQASGASVTAATADKVEPIGFLDPRVRAWMICGLVLGHAQAMAGQVIGFLIIDRLGVAPLEAIEATGLVLMMGAGSALLAQWGIIPLLGLNPRQLMLIGLGLSALGCFATGVATSLYGIATAYALTTLGFGFSRPGFTAGSSLAVGQHAQGSVAGKVTSINGAAFILGPSIGVALYGGWRPLPYMVAAAALALLVVYGWFSLRTSDSAPEASPGR; encoded by the coding sequence ATGTTCGTCATCGCCGCGGGCAATACCGCGCTGCAATCAGTGCTACCCGCGCTCGGTCGCTCGCTCGGCGTGCACGACAGCGCGGTGGCGGCCGCCTTTTCGGTCTCGGCATTGCTGTGGACGCTGGCCGCGCCGTTCTGGGCCAACCGGTCCGACCGGCATGGACGCCGCAACATGGTGTTGCTGGGGCAGATCGGGCTGACCGCGTCGCTGTTCTTCTGTGGTCTGTTCCTGGCTGCGGGAATCAACGGCTGGATCGCGCCGGCCACCGCCTTTGCCTTTTTCGTCGTCGCGCGGATGCTCTATGGCGGGTTCGGCTCGGCGGCGCCGCCCGCGATCCAGGCGATCGTCGCATCGCGGACCAGCCGGGAGGAGCGGACCCGGGCGCTGACGCTGCTGGGCTCGGCTTTCGGGCTCGGCACGATCCTGGGTCCCGCCATCGCCCCCTATCTGGTGCTGGGCGATTTGTGGCGCGGCGGGCCGACCGTGGGGCTTGCCGGCCCGGCGCTGATCTTCAGCGGGGTGGCGCTGGCGATGCTGATCGGGATCGCCCGGCTGCTGCCCCGCAATGTCGACGATCCGCTGAGCCATGGCGCCGCATCGAGCTATCCATCGATCGGCGGGCAGGCGAGCGGGGCCAGCGTCACCGCTGCGACCGCCGACAAGGTCGAGCCGATCGGTTTTCTCGACCCGCGCGTGCGCGCCTGGATGATCTGCGGACTGGTGCTCGGCCATGCCCAGGCGATGGCGGGGCAGGTGATCGGGTTTCTCATCATCGACCGGCTGGGCGTCGCGCCGCTGGAGGCGATCGAGGCGACGGGACTGGTGCTGATGATGGGGGCGGGATCGGCGCTGCTCGCGCAATGGGGGATCATCCCGCTGCTGGGGCTCAACCCGCGTCAGTTGATGCTGATCGGGCTTGGCCTCAGTGCGCTGGGCTGTTTCGCCACGGGCGTGGCGACGTCGCTTTATGGCATCGCCACGGCCTATGCGCTGACGACGCTCGGCTTCGGATTCTCGCGCCCCGGCTTTACCGCCGGATCGTCGCTGGCGGTGGGCCAGCACGCACAGGGGTCGGTGGCGGGCAAGGTGACGTCGATCAACGGCGCGGCGTTTATCCTCGGCCCCTCGATCGGCGTCGCGCTTTACGGTGGGTGGCGGCCGCTCCCCTATATGGTCGCGGCCGCCGCCCTGGCGCTGCTGGTCGTCTATGGCTGGTTCAGTCTTCGGACGTCTGACTCCGCGCCCGAAGCATCCCCGGGCCGATAA